A part of Acidimicrobiia bacterium genomic DNA contains:
- a CDS encoding S-layer homology domain-containing protein encodes MQARLVRGSLAMVLILAMVSLIAVVSSTDAVGALAVNTFSDDDGNVHEKNIEFIAELGITKGCNPPANTNYCPSGTVTRGQMAAFLARALSLPATSVDFFLDDADSIFQNDINKLAAAGITSGCNPPANTNFCPDGKVTRGQMAAFLKRAFNLAGASKDYFVDDSTSIFEGDINRLAASGITLGCNPPSNTNFCPGQSVRRDQMASFLARALTTNVPPPTTTPPTTVPTNAIVSQTAFQIYNSGSEAGATAAAAINTPAVIALNTAFSIRVGVSNTGSASIAVAPKLQYRFIGSQLPGPVWSNWTNVTASSARVQAVGSSSLTDNQITSERLAGPLPFIAGRIDEADGAIASVATLVPDRESEFVFSVKLITPTIQNEQYEFRLVDATGALFNSYGDAPAVNLPFSFANGFDTGTDGVIITPSGSANPQAWSGVIPLIDPGAPRYATDQSFEGGMSAKFDRLATDPASYVRINDFNQAHDLYGRLYFRYAGLPAPDGTRIVDVVGGFENGDSNSHSITLTGVDAVGSAGRINMKAGGVVGVGGETNLLLTPVLAPNTWHRIEWHATTETTLGAGNGSFEVRIYDATGSLLDTGIIASPLAFTKTEFEDADFGPRSQTVTGWIDEVKMSNTGWVGP; translated from the coding sequence ATGCAGGCACGTTTGGTTCGTGGATCACTGGCAATGGTACTCATTTTGGCGATGGTTTCGCTGATAGCCGTTGTCTCAAGCACTGACGCCGTTGGCGCCCTGGCGGTCAACACATTCAGCGACGACGACGGAAATGTCCACGAAAAGAACATCGAATTCATAGCCGAGTTAGGAATTACCAAGGGCTGTAATCCGCCGGCAAATACCAACTACTGCCCGTCAGGTACGGTCACCCGCGGGCAGATGGCGGCGTTCCTGGCGAGGGCTCTTTCATTGCCCGCTACCTCGGTCGACTTTTTCTTAGACGACGCAGACTCGATCTTCCAGAATGACATCAACAAGCTGGCGGCCGCCGGCATCACCTCCGGATGTAATCCTCCCGCCAACACCAACTTCTGTCCAGACGGTAAGGTGACCCGTGGACAGATGGCGGCCTTCCTCAAGCGGGCCTTCAACCTGGCGGGGGCATCAAAGGATTACTTCGTCGATGACAGCACTTCGATATTCGAGGGCGACATCAACCGCCTGGCAGCATCGGGTATCACCCTCGGTTGTAATCCGCCAAGCAATACCAATTTTTGCCCCGGCCAAAGCGTTCGGCGGGACCAGATGGCCTCATTCCTGGCCAGGGCGCTGACCACCAACGTCCCTCCACCAACCACCACCCCTCCCACGACGGTACCGACCAACGCGATCGTCTCCCAGACCGCTTTCCAGATCTACAACTCCGGTTCGGAAGCGGGTGCAACGGCCGCCGCCGCAATCAACACGCCGGCCGTCATTGCACTCAACACGGCGTTCTCGATCCGGGTCGGCGTCTCCAACACGGGATCCGCTTCGATCGCAGTCGCCCCGAAGTTGCAGTATCGCTTCATCGGTTCCCAGCTGCCCGGTCCAGTCTGGTCCAACTGGACAAACGTGACGGCGTCCTCTGCCCGAGTTCAAGCAGTCGGTTCTTCGTCATTGACCGACAATCAAATCACTTCCGAAAGACTGGCTGGCCCTCTGCCCTTCATCGCCGGGCGGATCGACGAGGCTGACGGAGCCATTGCAAGCGTCGCGACCTTGGTTCCTGACCGCGAGTCGGAATTCGTGTTTTCGGTGAAATTGATCACGCCGACCATCCAGAACGAGCAGTACGAGTTCCGTTTGGTAGACGCCACCGGGGCACTATTCAACAGTTACGGTGACGCCCCGGCCGTCAACCTCCCGTTCTCGTTCGCCAACGGCTTTGACACCGGCACAGACGGTGTGATTATCACACCGTCTGGTTCGGCAAACCCGCAGGCGTGGTCGGGTGTCATCCCGCTCATCGACCCCGGGGCGCCCCGCTACGCCACCGATCAATCGTTCGAAGGGGGGATGTCAGCCAAGTTCGATCGTCTAGCGACTGACCCTGCTTCATACGTGCGGATCAACGACTTCAACCAGGCCCACGATCTCTATGGCCGTCTCTACTTCCGATACGCAGGTTTGCCGGCCCCGGATGGAACCCGCATCGTGGACGTTGTCGGCGGGTTTGAAAACGGCGACTCCAACTCACATTCGATCACACTCACCGGAGTGGACGCCGTAGGTTCCGCGGGTCGCATCAACATGAAAGCAGGCGGCGTCGTCGGGGTTGGCGGCGAGACCAATCTGTTGCTCACGCCGGTTCTTGCACCCAACACGTGGCACCGCATCGAGTGGCACGCCACAACCGAGACGACCCTAGGAGCTGGGAACGGGAGCTTCGAGGTCCGTATTTACGACGCAACTGGATCCCTGTTGGATACGGGCATAATCGCCAGTCCTCTGGCCTTCACGAAGACCGAGTTCGAGGATGCCGATTTCGGTCCCCGATCACAAACCGTTACCGGTTGGATCGACGAAGTGAAGATGTCCAACACCGGTTGGGTTGGTCCCTAG